One stretch of Mastomys coucha isolate ucsf_1 unplaced genomic scaffold, UCSF_Mcou_1 pScaffold12, whole genome shotgun sequence DNA includes these proteins:
- the Pcnp gene encoding PEST proteolytic signal-containing nuclear protein isoform X5 has translation MGASCTATQSQFLLYTLTSSEETVGSVGDSCRGIFLVKMLFEVAAPINLLSKNSSSCNGGESSSRSAEKRSAEDEAADLPTKPTKMPKFGFAIGSQTARKAPAISIRLGASKPKETVPTLAPKTLSVAAAFNEDEDSEPEEMPPEAKMRMKNIGRDTPTSAGPNSFNKGKHGFSDNQKLWERNIKSHLGNVHDQDN, from the exons ATGGGAGCCTCTTGTACGGCCACACAATCTCAGTTCCTGCTGTACACTCTAACAAGCAGTGAAGAGACTGTTGGGTCAGTAGGTGACAGCTGCAGAGGTATCTTCCTTGTAAAGATGCTTTTTGAGGTTGCTGCTCCCATCAATCTGCTCAGTAAAAATAGCTCATCTTG TAATGGAGGGGAAAGTTCCAGTCGCAGCGCTGAAAAGCGATCAGCTGAAGATGAAGCTGCAGACCTCCCAACAAAGCCTACAAAGATGCCCAAGTTTGGATTTGCCATAGGTAGTCAGACGGCAAGGAAAGCACCCGCCATCTCCATTAGACTCGGAGCAAGT AAGCCTAAGGAAACAGTTCCAACTCTTGCTCCAAAGACTCTTTCAGTAGCAGCAGCTttcaatgaagatgaagat AGTGAGCCAGAAGAAATGCCTCCAGAAGCCAAGATGAGGATGAAGAATATTGGAAG GGACACACCAACATCAGCCGGACCAAACTCCTTTAATAAAGGAAAGCATGGCTTTTCTGATAACCAGAAGCTGTGGGAGCGAAATATAAAATCTCATCTTGGGAACGTCCACGACCAAGACAATTAA
- the Pcnp gene encoding PEST proteolytic signal-containing nuclear protein isoform X6 — protein sequence MGASCTATQSQFLLYTLTSSEETVGSVGDSCRGPEEEAEKPVKTKTVSSSNGGESSSRSAEKRSAEDEAADLPTKPTKMPKFGFAIGSQTARKAPAISIRLGASKPKETVPTLAPKTLSVAAAFNEDEDSEPEEMPPEAKMRMKNIGRDTPTSAGPNSFNKGKHGFSDNQKLWERNIKSHLGNVHDQDN from the exons ATGGGAGCCTCTTGTACGGCCACACAATCTCAGTTCCTGCTGTACACTCTAACAAGCAGTGAAGAGACTGTTGGGTCAGTAGGTGACAGCTGCAGAG GAcctgaagaagaagcagaaaaaccTGTGAAAACTAAGACTGTTTCTTCCAGTAATGGAGGGGAAAGTTCCAGTCGCAGCGCTGAAAAGCGATCAGCTGAAGATGAAGCTGCAGACCTCCCAACAAAGCCTACAAAGATGCCCAAGTTTGGATTTGCCATAGGTAGTCAGACGGCAAGGAAAGCACCCGCCATCTCCATTAGACTCGGAGCAAGT AAGCCTAAGGAAACAGTTCCAACTCTTGCTCCAAAGACTCTTTCAGTAGCAGCAGCTttcaatgaagatgaagat AGTGAGCCAGAAGAAATGCCTCCAGAAGCCAAGATGAGGATGAAGAATATTGGAAG GGACACACCAACATCAGCCGGACCAAACTCCTTTAATAAAGGAAAGCATGGCTTTTCTGATAACCAGAAGCTGTGGGAGCGAAATATAAAATCTCATCTTGGGAACGTCCACGACCAAGACAATTAA
- the Pcnp gene encoding PEST proteolytic signal-containing nuclear protein isoform X2, which translates to MPKFGFAIGSQTARKAPAISIRLGASPKETVPTLAPKTLSVAAAFNEDEDSEPEEMPPEAKMRMKNIGRDTPTSAGPNSFNKGKHGFSDNQKLWERNIKSHLGNVHDQDN; encoded by the exons ATGCCCAAGTTTGGATTTGCCATAGGTAGTCAGACGGCAAGGAAAGCACCCGCCATCTCCATTAGACTCGGAGCAAGT CCTAAGGAAACAGTTCCAACTCTTGCTCCAAAGACTCTTTCAGTAGCAGCAGCTttcaatgaagatgaagat AGTGAGCCAGAAGAAATGCCTCCAGAAGCCAAGATGAGGATGAAGAATATTGGAAG GGACACACCAACATCAGCCGGACCAAACTCCTTTAATAAAGGAAAGCATGGCTTTTCTGATAACCAGAAGCTGTGGGAGCGAAATATAAAATCTCATCTTGGGAACGTCCACGACCAAGACAATTAA
- the Pcnp gene encoding PEST proteolytic signal-containing nuclear protein isoform X4, which yields MADGKAGEEKPEKPQRAGAVGGPEEEAEKPVKTKTVSSSNGGESSSRSAEKRSAEDEAADLPTKPTKMPKFGFAIGSQTARKAPAISIRLGASPKETVPTLAPKTLSVAAAFNEDEDSEPEEMPPEAKMRMKNIGRDTPTSAGPNSFNKGKHGFSDNQKLWERNIKSHLGNVHDQDN from the exons ATGGCGGACGGGAAGGCGGGAGAGGAGAAGCCCGAGAAGCCGCAGCGAGCCGGAGCCGTCGGAG GAcctgaagaagaagcagaaaaaccTGTGAAAACTAAGACTGTTTCTTCCAGTAATGGAGGGGAAAGTTCCAGTCGCAGCGCTGAAAAGCGATCAGCTGAAGATGAAGCTGCAGACCTCCCAACAAAGCCTACAAAGATGCCCAAGTTTGGATTTGCCATAGGTAGTCAGACGGCAAGGAAAGCACCCGCCATCTCCATTAGACTCGGAGCAAGT CCTAAGGAAACAGTTCCAACTCTTGCTCCAAAGACTCTTTCAGTAGCAGCAGCTttcaatgaagatgaagat AGTGAGCCAGAAGAAATGCCTCCAGAAGCCAAGATGAGGATGAAGAATATTGGAAG GGACACACCAACATCAGCCGGACCAAACTCCTTTAATAAAGGAAAGCATGGCTTTTCTGATAACCAGAAGCTGTGGGAGCGAAATATAAAATCTCATCTTGGGAACGTCCACGACCAAGACAATTAA
- the Pcnp gene encoding PEST proteolytic signal-containing nuclear protein isoform X1, with protein MRFRLPFQGRSRLRPRWPARSFVVAGRSRDVLARAAGGGRGGEDGGREGGRGEAREAAASRSRRSNGGESSSRSAEKRSAEDEAADLPTKPTKMPKFGFAIGSQTARKAPAISIRLGASKPKETVPTLAPKTLSVAAAFNEDEDSEPEEMPPEAKMRMKNIGRDTPTSAGPNSFNKGKHGFSDNQKLWERNIKSHLGNVHDQDN; from the exons ATGCGTTTCCGTCTCCCGTTCCAGGGCCGCTCTAGGCTGCGGCCTCGCTGGCCCGCCCGAAGCTTTGTGGTTGCTGGGCGGAGCCGTGACGTTCTTGCCCGGGCTGCAGGGGGAGGCCGCGGCGGGGAAGATGGCGGACGGGAAGGCGGGAGAGGAGAAGCCCGAGAAGCCGCAGCGAGCCGGAGCCGTCGGAG TAATGGAGGGGAAAGTTCCAGTCGCAGCGCTGAAAAGCGATCAGCTGAAGATGAAGCTGCAGACCTCCCAACAAAGCCTACAAAGATGCCCAAGTTTGGATTTGCCATAGGTAGTCAGACGGCAAGGAAAGCACCCGCCATCTCCATTAGACTCGGAGCAAGT AAGCCTAAGGAAACAGTTCCAACTCTTGCTCCAAAGACTCTTTCAGTAGCAGCAGCTttcaatgaagatgaagat AGTGAGCCAGAAGAAATGCCTCCAGAAGCCAAGATGAGGATGAAGAATATTGGAAG GGACACACCAACATCAGCCGGACCAAACTCCTTTAATAAAGGAAAGCATGGCTTTTCTGATAACCAGAAGCTGTGGGAGCGAAATATAAAATCTCATCTTGGGAACGTCCACGACCAAGACAATTAA
- the Pcnp gene encoding PEST proteolytic signal-containing nuclear protein isoform X3 codes for MADGKAGEEKPEKPQRAGAVGGPEEEAEKPVKTKTVSSSNGGESSSRSAEKRSAEDEAADLPTKPTKMPKFGFAIGSQTARKAPAISIRLGASKPKETVPTLAPKTLSVAAAFNEDEDSEPEEMPPEAKMRMKNIGRDTPTSAGPNSFNKGKHGFSDNQKLWERNIKSHLGNVHDQDN; via the exons ATGGCGGACGGGAAGGCGGGAGAGGAGAAGCCCGAGAAGCCGCAGCGAGCCGGAGCCGTCGGAG GAcctgaagaagaagcagaaaaaccTGTGAAAACTAAGACTGTTTCTTCCAGTAATGGAGGGGAAAGTTCCAGTCGCAGCGCTGAAAAGCGATCAGCTGAAGATGAAGCTGCAGACCTCCCAACAAAGCCTACAAAGATGCCCAAGTTTGGATTTGCCATAGGTAGTCAGACGGCAAGGAAAGCACCCGCCATCTCCATTAGACTCGGAGCAAGT AAGCCTAAGGAAACAGTTCCAACTCTTGCTCCAAAGACTCTTTCAGTAGCAGCAGCTttcaatgaagatgaagat AGTGAGCCAGAAGAAATGCCTCCAGAAGCCAAGATGAGGATGAAGAATATTGGAAG GGACACACCAACATCAGCCGGACCAAACTCCTTTAATAAAGGAAAGCATGGCTTTTCTGATAACCAGAAGCTGTGGGAGCGAAATATAAAATCTCATCTTGGGAACGTCCACGACCAAGACAATTAA